The following coding sequences lie in one Takifugu flavidus isolate HTHZ2018 chromosome 4, ASM371156v2, whole genome shotgun sequence genomic window:
- the zmynd8 gene encoding MYND-type zinc finger-containing chromatin reader ZMYND8 isoform X2: protein MQSRSCRHYPFIYFNKFSVEEDTGKPQIISEGMEISTRSRDPGSTERPAQKRKMPSPSHSSNSHSSAETSPCQIKKKKKPGALSSSKDQSELRHGPFYYVKQPALTTDPVDVVPQDGRNDFYCWLCHREGQVLCCELCPRVYHAKCLKLPAEPEGDWFCPECEKITVAECIETQSKAMMMLTLEQLSYLLKFALQKMKQPGDHPRLSSRSPHAASMQRKTFNWTEPFQKPVSLEQHPDYAEYIFHPMDICTLEKNIKKKMYGCTEAFLADAKWILHNCIIYNGGNHKLTATAKVIVKICEHEMNEIEVCPECYLSACQKRDNWFCEPCSNPHPLVWAKLKGFPFWPAKALRDKDGQVDARFFGQHDRAWVPLNNCYLMSKEIPFSVKKTKSIFNSAMQEMEVYVENMRKKFGVFNYAPFRTPYTPDNNFQMLQDPANPSSTPVKADKKEKIKLSFDMTASPKIPLVRPMLAGARGTTAGRRLPLADMPRSPTSTNSSAHTGSDGEQETADKSQTKVPVTNNQYSTGEESMDSTASPAHPRPGPAGSSLDGPKPFHCRPAGIGKQEKTPPTGSILNLNLDRSKAEMDLKELSETVQQKQGVLPVLTSPKRQIKSRFQLNLDKTIESCKAQLGIDEISVDAYKGVEHSDSEDSDKSDSSDSEYGSDVEHKTKNNQDAAPTSEAPEEKPKKDQTSPNQDKDGKSEKVESVGNSSAPSSDAPNKEKTSKESEKESSEKVPVPPLSPGPREKSEGKEETSQPVPVEDSDSERELVIDLGDDQEGKDKRKNRKDNGAKESSACKPEGKGPTPAAATPQNALVPFTTSSASSQSPVPIPVNMVSFTASSPATISITAMSNTSATPPTSSSSASSTNTPALKKQRPLLPRETVPVVQGAVVWNSTAKFQTSSQKWHMQKVQRQQLVSTSKLQGQTQVPTQTKVAGNGLASSSAQQSSQSTRYQTRQAVKAVQQKDTPLSTSTSAVTLVSSSPVATSSPAETDVYIPTASADVAADIAKYTNKIMDAIKGTMTEIYNDLSKSTSGNTIAEIRRLRIEIEKLQWLHQQELSEMKHNLELTMAEMRQSLEQERERLVSEVKKQTEVEKQQAVDETKKKQWCANCRKEAIFYCCWNTSYCDYPCQQAHWPEHMKSCTQSATAPQQEPEAESTADLPNKGLGQPGGGSNSFRDPMVSTPADKDQDTEKSTDNIASS from the exons ATGCAAAGTCGTTCTTGTCGTCattatccatttatttattttaataaattcag TGTGGAAGAAGACACTGGGAAACCCCAGATTATATCAGAAGGAATGGAAATTTCAACACGCTCTCGAG ACCCAGGGTCGACAGAGCGACCGGCCCAAAAACGAAAGATGCCGAGCCCGTCGCATTCTTCCAATAGCCACTCTTCTGCTGAAACATCTCCATGtcaaattaaaaagaagaagaaaccaggTGCTCTGAGCAGCAGCAAGGATCAG TCAGAGCTAAGACACGGTCCCTTTTACTATGTGAAGCAGCCAGCGCTCACCACAGACCCTGTTGATGTGGTACCGCAGGACGGCAGGAATGATTTCTATTGCTGGTTGTGCCACCGAGAGGGACAGGTGCTCTGCTGTGAGCTCTGCCCCAGGGTGTACCACGCCAAGTGCCTCAAACTCCCAGCCGAGCCAGAGGGTGACTGGTTCTGCCCAGAGTGTGAG AAAATAACAGTTGCCGAGTGTATAGAGACTCAAAGCAAAGCCATGATGATGCTGACACTAGAACAACTGTCTTACCTGCTAAAGTTTGCCCTTCAGAAGATGAAACAGCCAGGT GATCATCCCCGCTTGTCATCTCGCTCCCCCCATGCAGCTTCCATGCAGAGAAAGACTTTTAATTGG ACTGAACCCTTCCAGAAACCCGTCTCTCTTGAGCAGCATCCAGACTATGCGGAGTACATTTTTCATCCCATGGATATTTGCACGCTTGAGAAG aatattaaaaagaaaatgtatggATGCACGGAAGCATTCTTGGCAGATGCAAAATGGATTTTGCACAACTGTATTATATACAATGGAG GTAATCACAAACTCACAGCAACTGCAAAGGTCATAGTGAAAATCTGCGAACATGAG ATGAATGAGATCGAAGTTTGTCCTGAGTGTTACCTGTCTGCTTGCCAAAAGAGAGACAACTGGTTCTGTGAGCCTTGT AGTAACCCGCACCCGCTCGTGTGGGCAAAACTGAAGGGATTTCCATTCTGGCCTGCTAAAGCACTGAGAGACAAAGATGGACAAGTAGATGCTCGCTTTTTTGGTCAACATGACAG GGCTTGGGTTCCATTAAACAATTGCTACCTCATGTCCAAAGAGATTCCGTTCTCCGTGAAGAAGACCAAAAGCATCTTCAACAGTGCCATGCAAGAGATGGAGGTCTATGTGGAGAACATGAGGAAGAAGTTTGGAGTCTTCAACTATGCCCCCTTCAGAACACCTTACACTCCTGACAACAACTTCCAGATGCTTCAAGATCCTGCGAACCCCTCATCCACTCCAGTTAAAGCTGATAAAAAGGAGAAGATCAAGCTGAGCTTTGATATGACAGCATCACCCAAGATCCCTCTGGTCAGGCCCATGCTGGCAGGGGCGAGAGGGACCACTGCGGGTAGGCGGCTGCCTCTTGCTGACATGCCTCGCTCCCCCACAAGCACCAACTCTTCTGCTCACACTGGTTCAGATGGGGAACAGGAGACTGCCGACAAGTCCCAGACAAAAGTACCGGTAACCAACAACCAGTACAGCACAGGAGAAGAGTCCATGGACTCAACAG CATCACCGGCGCATCCTCGCCCAGGTCCTGCAGGCAGTTCCTTagacggccctaaaccgtttcatTGTCGTCCTGCTGGAATTGGTAAGCAGGAGAAGACACCACCAACAGGAAGCATCCTGAACCTCAATCTAG ACCGTAGTAAAGCAGAAATGGACCTAAAGGAGCTTAGTGAAACCGTTCAGCAGAAACAAGGAGTTTTGCCAGTCCTCACCTCTCCGAAAAGACAAATCAAGAGCCGTTTCCAGCTGAATTTGGACAAAACCATTGAGAGTTGCAAGGCACAGCTGG GTATTGATGAGATCTCTGTTGATGCGTATAAAGGGGTGGAGCACAGTGACTCGGAAGACTCTGATAAATCGGATTCTAGTGACAGTGAGTACGGCAGTGACGTTGAACACAAGACCAAGAATAATCAAGATGCCGCACCCACCAGTGAAGCCCCGGAAGAGAAACCGAAAAAAGACCAAACCTCCCCGAACCAAGATAAGGACGGTAAATCTGAGAAAGTAGAGTCAGTGGGAAATTCATCCGCACCATCATCCGATGCTCCGAATAAAGAGAAAACCAGCAAAGAGTCAGAGAAAGAAAGCTCAGAGAAAGTCCCAGTACCACCTTTATCACCTGGGCCCAGAGAGAAATCtgagggaaaagaagaaacaagtCAGCCTGTGCCTGTGGAGGACTCTGACTCAGAGAGGGAGCTGGTTATTGACCTTGGAGATGATCAGGAGGGCAAGGACAAAAGGAAGAATAGAAAAGATAACGGTGCTAAAGAGTCTTCTGCTTGTAAACCTGAAG GCAAAGGCCCGACCCCAGCTGCAGCCACACCTCAAAATGCTCTAGTTCCTTTCACAACCAGCAGTGCTTCCTCACAGTCTCCTGTGCCCATTCCTGTCAACATGGTCTCCTTCactgcttcctctcctgcaaCAATTAGCATCACAGCTATGTCCAACACTTCAGCAACACCCCCTACTTCATCATCGTCTGCTTCATCCACCAACACACCAGCATTGAAGAagcagcgccctctgctgcCCAGAGAAACAGTGCCGGTGGTGCAGGGAGCAGTAGTGTGGAATTCTACTGCCAAGTTTCAGACCTCCTCTCAGAAGTGGCACATGCAGAAGGTGCAGCGTCAGCAACTTGTGTCAACCTCTAAGCTGCAAGGCCAGACTCAGGTGCCTACCCAAACAAAGGTGGCTGGAAATGGCTTGGCATCATCTTCGGCACAACAGTCCTCGCAGAGTACACGCTATCAAACCAGACAGGCCGTTAAAG CTGTACAACAAAAAGACACTCCACTCAGCACATCCACATCGGCTGTCACCCTGGTATCCAGTAGTCCAGTTGCTACATCCTCACCAGCGGAAACAGATGTGTATATTCCCACTGCCTCAGCCGATGTAGCTGCAGACATTGCCAAGTACACAAACAAA ATAATGGATGCAATCAAGGGTACAATGACAGAGATTTACAATGATCTTTCCAAGAGTACATCAGGGAACACAATAGCAGAG ATTAGAAGACTGAGGATTGAAATTGAAAAGTTACAGTGGCTCCATCAGCAAGAGTTGTCAGAAATGAAGCACAATCTCG AGCTTACAatggcagagatgaggcaaagTCTGgaacaggaaagagagaggtTAGTGTCTGAGGTAAAGAAGCAGACAGAAGTGGAGAAGCAACAAGCAGTGGAtgagacaaaaaagaaacagtgGTGTGCCAACTGCAGGAAGGAGGCCATCTTTTACTGCTGCTGGAACACCAGTTACTGCGATTACCCCTGTCAGCAAGCACACTGGCCAGAACACATGAAGTCCTGCACACAGTCAG CCACTGCCCCGCAGCAAGAACCAGAGGCTGAGTCCACAGCAGACCTTCCAAACAAAGGTTTAGGGCAGCCCGGCGGTGGCTCAAACTCTTTTAGAGACCCAATGGTCTCTACACCGGCAGATAAGGACCAAGACACGGAGAAGAGCACTGACAACATCGCATCGTCCTAA
- the zmynd8 gene encoding MYND-type zinc finger-containing chromatin reader ZMYND8 isoform X11 codes for MHPQSVEEDTGKPQIISEGMEISTRSRDPGSTERPAQKRKMPSPSHSSNSHSSAETSPCQIKKKKKPGALSSSKDQSELRHGPFYYVKQPALTTDPVDVVPQDGRNDFYCWLCHREGQVLCCELCPRVYHAKCLKLPAEPEGDWFCPECEKITVAECIETQSKAMMMLTLEQLSYLLKFALQKMKQPGTEPFQKPVSLEQHPDYAEYIFHPMDICTLEKNIKKKMYGCTEAFLADAKWILHNCIIYNGGNHKLTATAKVIVKICEHEMNEIEVCPECYLSACQKRDNWFCEPCSNPHPLVWAKLKGFPFWPAKALRDKDGQVDARFFGQHDRAWVPLNNCYLMSKEIPFSVKKTKSIFNSAMQEMEVYVENMRKKFGVFNYAPFRTPYTPDNNFQMLQDPANPSSTPVKADKKEKIKLSFDMTASPKIPLVRPMLAGARGTTAGRRLPLADMPRSPTSTNSSAHTGSDGEQETADKSQTKVPVTNNQYSTGEESMDSTASPAHPRPGPAGSSLDGPKPFHCRPAGIGKQEKTPPTGSILNLNLDRSKAEMDLKELSETVQQKQGVLPVLTSPKRQIKSRFQLNLDKTIESCKAQLGIDEISVDAYKGVEHSDSEDSDKSDSSDSEYGSDVEHKTKNNQDAAPTSEAPEEKPKKDQTSPNQDKDGKSEKVESVGNSSAPSSDAPNKEKTSKESEKESSEKVPVPPLSPGPREKSEGKEETSQPVPVEDSDSERELVIDLGDDQEGKDKRKNRKDNGAKESSACKPEGKGPTPAAATPQNALVPFTTSSASSQSPVPIPVNMVSFTASSPATISITAMSNTSATPPTSSSSASSTNTPALKKQRPLLPRETVPVVQGAVVWNSTAKFQTSSQKWHMQKVQRQQLVSTSKLQGQTQVPTQTKVAGNGLASSSAQQSSQSTRYQTRQAVKAVQQKDTPLSTSTSAVTLVSSSPVATSSPAETDVYIPTASADVAADIAKYTNKIMDAIKGTMTEIYNDLSKSTSGNTIAEIRRLRIEIEKLQWLHQQELSEMKHNLELTMAEMRQSLEQERERLVSEVKKQTEVEKQQAVDETKKKQWCANCRKEAIFYCCWNTSYCDYPCQQAHWPEHMKSCTQSATAPQQEPEAESTADLPNKGLGQPGGGSNSFRDPMVSTPADKDQDTEKSTDNIASS; via the exons ATGCATCCACAGAG TGTGGAAGAAGACACTGGGAAACCCCAGATTATATCAGAAGGAATGGAAATTTCAACACGCTCTCGAG ACCCAGGGTCGACAGAGCGACCGGCCCAAAAACGAAAGATGCCGAGCCCGTCGCATTCTTCCAATAGCCACTCTTCTGCTGAAACATCTCCATGtcaaattaaaaagaagaagaaaccaggTGCTCTGAGCAGCAGCAAGGATCAG TCAGAGCTAAGACACGGTCCCTTTTACTATGTGAAGCAGCCAGCGCTCACCACAGACCCTGTTGATGTGGTACCGCAGGACGGCAGGAATGATTTCTATTGCTGGTTGTGCCACCGAGAGGGACAGGTGCTCTGCTGTGAGCTCTGCCCCAGGGTGTACCACGCCAAGTGCCTCAAACTCCCAGCCGAGCCAGAGGGTGACTGGTTCTGCCCAGAGTGTGAG AAAATAACAGTTGCCGAGTGTATAGAGACTCAAAGCAAAGCCATGATGATGCTGACACTAGAACAACTGTCTTACCTGCTAAAGTTTGCCCTTCAGAAGATGAAACAGCCAGGT ACTGAACCCTTCCAGAAACCCGTCTCTCTTGAGCAGCATCCAGACTATGCGGAGTACATTTTTCATCCCATGGATATTTGCACGCTTGAGAAG aatattaaaaagaaaatgtatggATGCACGGAAGCATTCTTGGCAGATGCAAAATGGATTTTGCACAACTGTATTATATACAATGGAG GTAATCACAAACTCACAGCAACTGCAAAGGTCATAGTGAAAATCTGCGAACATGAG ATGAATGAGATCGAAGTTTGTCCTGAGTGTTACCTGTCTGCTTGCCAAAAGAGAGACAACTGGTTCTGTGAGCCTTGT AGTAACCCGCACCCGCTCGTGTGGGCAAAACTGAAGGGATTTCCATTCTGGCCTGCTAAAGCACTGAGAGACAAAGATGGACAAGTAGATGCTCGCTTTTTTGGTCAACATGACAG GGCTTGGGTTCCATTAAACAATTGCTACCTCATGTCCAAAGAGATTCCGTTCTCCGTGAAGAAGACCAAAAGCATCTTCAACAGTGCCATGCAAGAGATGGAGGTCTATGTGGAGAACATGAGGAAGAAGTTTGGAGTCTTCAACTATGCCCCCTTCAGAACACCTTACACTCCTGACAACAACTTCCAGATGCTTCAAGATCCTGCGAACCCCTCATCCACTCCAGTTAAAGCTGATAAAAAGGAGAAGATCAAGCTGAGCTTTGATATGACAGCATCACCCAAGATCCCTCTGGTCAGGCCCATGCTGGCAGGGGCGAGAGGGACCACTGCGGGTAGGCGGCTGCCTCTTGCTGACATGCCTCGCTCCCCCACAAGCACCAACTCTTCTGCTCACACTGGTTCAGATGGGGAACAGGAGACTGCCGACAAGTCCCAGACAAAAGTACCGGTAACCAACAACCAGTACAGCACAGGAGAAGAGTCCATGGACTCAACAG CATCACCGGCGCATCCTCGCCCAGGTCCTGCAGGCAGTTCCTTagacggccctaaaccgtttcatTGTCGTCCTGCTGGAATTGGTAAGCAGGAGAAGACACCACCAACAGGAAGCATCCTGAACCTCAATCTAG ACCGTAGTAAAGCAGAAATGGACCTAAAGGAGCTTAGTGAAACCGTTCAGCAGAAACAAGGAGTTTTGCCAGTCCTCACCTCTCCGAAAAGACAAATCAAGAGCCGTTTCCAGCTGAATTTGGACAAAACCATTGAGAGTTGCAAGGCACAGCTGG GTATTGATGAGATCTCTGTTGATGCGTATAAAGGGGTGGAGCACAGTGACTCGGAAGACTCTGATAAATCGGATTCTAGTGACAGTGAGTACGGCAGTGACGTTGAACACAAGACCAAGAATAATCAAGATGCCGCACCCACCAGTGAAGCCCCGGAAGAGAAACCGAAAAAAGACCAAACCTCCCCGAACCAAGATAAGGACGGTAAATCTGAGAAAGTAGAGTCAGTGGGAAATTCATCCGCACCATCATCCGATGCTCCGAATAAAGAGAAAACCAGCAAAGAGTCAGAGAAAGAAAGCTCAGAGAAAGTCCCAGTACCACCTTTATCACCTGGGCCCAGAGAGAAATCtgagggaaaagaagaaacaagtCAGCCTGTGCCTGTGGAGGACTCTGACTCAGAGAGGGAGCTGGTTATTGACCTTGGAGATGATCAGGAGGGCAAGGACAAAAGGAAGAATAGAAAAGATAACGGTGCTAAAGAGTCTTCTGCTTGTAAACCTGAAG GCAAAGGCCCGACCCCAGCTGCAGCCACACCTCAAAATGCTCTAGTTCCTTTCACAACCAGCAGTGCTTCCTCACAGTCTCCTGTGCCCATTCCTGTCAACATGGTCTCCTTCactgcttcctctcctgcaaCAATTAGCATCACAGCTATGTCCAACACTTCAGCAACACCCCCTACTTCATCATCGTCTGCTTCATCCACCAACACACCAGCATTGAAGAagcagcgccctctgctgcCCAGAGAAACAGTGCCGGTGGTGCAGGGAGCAGTAGTGTGGAATTCTACTGCCAAGTTTCAGACCTCCTCTCAGAAGTGGCACATGCAGAAGGTGCAGCGTCAGCAACTTGTGTCAACCTCTAAGCTGCAAGGCCAGACTCAGGTGCCTACCCAAACAAAGGTGGCTGGAAATGGCTTGGCATCATCTTCGGCACAACAGTCCTCGCAGAGTACACGCTATCAAACCAGACAGGCCGTTAAAG CTGTACAACAAAAAGACACTCCACTCAGCACATCCACATCGGCTGTCACCCTGGTATCCAGTAGTCCAGTTGCTACATCCTCACCAGCGGAAACAGATGTGTATATTCCCACTGCCTCAGCCGATGTAGCTGCAGACATTGCCAAGTACACAAACAAA ATAATGGATGCAATCAAGGGTACAATGACAGAGATTTACAATGATCTTTCCAAGAGTACATCAGGGAACACAATAGCAGAG ATTAGAAGACTGAGGATTGAAATTGAAAAGTTACAGTGGCTCCATCAGCAAGAGTTGTCAGAAATGAAGCACAATCTCG AGCTTACAatggcagagatgaggcaaagTCTGgaacaggaaagagagaggtTAGTGTCTGAGGTAAAGAAGCAGACAGAAGTGGAGAAGCAACAAGCAGTGGAtgagacaaaaaagaaacagtgGTGTGCCAACTGCAGGAAGGAGGCCATCTTTTACTGCTGCTGGAACACCAGTTACTGCGATTACCCCTGTCAGCAAGCACACTGGCCAGAACACATGAAGTCCTGCACACAGTCAG CCACTGCCCCGCAGCAAGAACCAGAGGCTGAGTCCACAGCAGACCTTCCAAACAAAGGTTTAGGGCAGCCCGGCGGTGGCTCAAACTCTTTTAGAGACCCAATGGTCTCTACACCGGCAGATAAGGACCAAGACACGGAGAAGAGCACTGACAACATCGCATCGTCCTAA
- the zmynd8 gene encoding MYND-type zinc finger-containing chromatin reader ZMYND8 isoform X6 produces the protein MQSRSCRHYPFIYFNKFSVEEDTGKPQIISEGMEISTRSRDPGSTERPAQKRKMPSPSHSSNSHSSAETSPCQIKKKKKPGALSSSKDQSELRHGPFYYVKQPALTTDPVDVVPQDGRNDFYCWLCHREGQVLCCELCPRVYHAKCLKLPAEPEGDWFCPECEKITVAECIETQSKAMMMLTLEQLSYLLKFALQKMKQPGTEPFQKPVSLEQHPDYAEYIFHPMDICTLEKNIKKKMYGCTEAFLADAKWILHNCIIYNGGNHKLTATAKVIVKICEHEMNEIEVCPECYLSACQKRDNWFCEPCSNPHPLVWAKLKGFPFWPAKALRDKDGQVDARFFGQHDRAWVPLNNCYLMSKEIPFSVKKTKSIFNSAMQEMEVYVENMRKKFGVFNYAPFRTPYTPDNNFQMLQDPANPSSTPVKADKKEKIKLSFDMTASPKIPLVRPMLAGARGTTAGRRLPLADMPRSPTSTNSSAHTGSDGEQETADKSQTKVPVTNNQYSTGEESMDSTASPAHPRPGPAGSSLDGPKPFHCRPAGIGKQEKTPPTGSILNLNLDRSKAEMDLKELSETVQQKQGVLPVLTSPKRQIKSRFQLNLDKTIESCKAQLGIDEISVDAYKGVEHSDSEDSDKSDSSDSEYGSDVEHKTKNNQDAAPTSEAPEEKPKKDQTSPNQDKDGKSEKVESVGNSSAPSSDAPNKEKTSKESEKESSEKVPVPPLSPGPREKSEGKEETSQPVPVEDSDSERELVIDLGDDQEGKDKRKNRKDNGAKESSACKPEGKGPTPAAATPQNALVPFTTSSASSQSPVPIPVNMVSFTASSPATISITAMSNTSATPPTSSSSASSTNTPALKKQRPLLPRETVPVVQGAVVWNSTAKFQTSSQKWHMQKVQRQQLVSTSKLQGQTQVPTQTKVAGNGLASSSAQQSSQSTRYQTRQAVKAVQQKDTPLSTSTSAVTLVSSSPVATSSPAETDVYIPTASADVAADIAKYTNKIMDAIKGTMTEIYNDLSKSTSGNTIAEIRRLRIEIEKLQWLHQQELSEMKHNLELTMAEMRQSLEQERERLVSEVKKQTEVEKQQAVDETKKKQWCANCRKEAIFYCCWNTSYCDYPCQQAHWPEHMKSCTQSATAPQQEPEAESTADLPNKGLGQPGGGSNSFRDPMVSTPADKDQDTEKSTDNIASS, from the exons ATGCAAAGTCGTTCTTGTCGTCattatccatttatttattttaataaattcag TGTGGAAGAAGACACTGGGAAACCCCAGATTATATCAGAAGGAATGGAAATTTCAACACGCTCTCGAG ACCCAGGGTCGACAGAGCGACCGGCCCAAAAACGAAAGATGCCGAGCCCGTCGCATTCTTCCAATAGCCACTCTTCTGCTGAAACATCTCCATGtcaaattaaaaagaagaagaaaccaggTGCTCTGAGCAGCAGCAAGGATCAG TCAGAGCTAAGACACGGTCCCTTTTACTATGTGAAGCAGCCAGCGCTCACCACAGACCCTGTTGATGTGGTACCGCAGGACGGCAGGAATGATTTCTATTGCTGGTTGTGCCACCGAGAGGGACAGGTGCTCTGCTGTGAGCTCTGCCCCAGGGTGTACCACGCCAAGTGCCTCAAACTCCCAGCCGAGCCAGAGGGTGACTGGTTCTGCCCAGAGTGTGAG AAAATAACAGTTGCCGAGTGTATAGAGACTCAAAGCAAAGCCATGATGATGCTGACACTAGAACAACTGTCTTACCTGCTAAAGTTTGCCCTTCAGAAGATGAAACAGCCAGGT ACTGAACCCTTCCAGAAACCCGTCTCTCTTGAGCAGCATCCAGACTATGCGGAGTACATTTTTCATCCCATGGATATTTGCACGCTTGAGAAG aatattaaaaagaaaatgtatggATGCACGGAAGCATTCTTGGCAGATGCAAAATGGATTTTGCACAACTGTATTATATACAATGGAG GTAATCACAAACTCACAGCAACTGCAAAGGTCATAGTGAAAATCTGCGAACATGAG ATGAATGAGATCGAAGTTTGTCCTGAGTGTTACCTGTCTGCTTGCCAAAAGAGAGACAACTGGTTCTGTGAGCCTTGT AGTAACCCGCACCCGCTCGTGTGGGCAAAACTGAAGGGATTTCCATTCTGGCCTGCTAAAGCACTGAGAGACAAAGATGGACAAGTAGATGCTCGCTTTTTTGGTCAACATGACAG GGCTTGGGTTCCATTAAACAATTGCTACCTCATGTCCAAAGAGATTCCGTTCTCCGTGAAGAAGACCAAAAGCATCTTCAACAGTGCCATGCAAGAGATGGAGGTCTATGTGGAGAACATGAGGAAGAAGTTTGGAGTCTTCAACTATGCCCCCTTCAGAACACCTTACACTCCTGACAACAACTTCCAGATGCTTCAAGATCCTGCGAACCCCTCATCCACTCCAGTTAAAGCTGATAAAAAGGAGAAGATCAAGCTGAGCTTTGATATGACAGCATCACCCAAGATCCCTCTGGTCAGGCCCATGCTGGCAGGGGCGAGAGGGACCACTGCGGGTAGGCGGCTGCCTCTTGCTGACATGCCTCGCTCCCCCACAAGCACCAACTCTTCTGCTCACACTGGTTCAGATGGGGAACAGGAGACTGCCGACAAGTCCCAGACAAAAGTACCGGTAACCAACAACCAGTACAGCACAGGAGAAGAGTCCATGGACTCAACAG CATCACCGGCGCATCCTCGCCCAGGTCCTGCAGGCAGTTCCTTagacggccctaaaccgtttcatTGTCGTCCTGCTGGAATTGGTAAGCAGGAGAAGACACCACCAACAGGAAGCATCCTGAACCTCAATCTAG ACCGTAGTAAAGCAGAAATGGACCTAAAGGAGCTTAGTGAAACCGTTCAGCAGAAACAAGGAGTTTTGCCAGTCCTCACCTCTCCGAAAAGACAAATCAAGAGCCGTTTCCAGCTGAATTTGGACAAAACCATTGAGAGTTGCAAGGCACAGCTGG GTATTGATGAGATCTCTGTTGATGCGTATAAAGGGGTGGAGCACAGTGACTCGGAAGACTCTGATAAATCGGATTCTAGTGACAGTGAGTACGGCAGTGACGTTGAACACAAGACCAAGAATAATCAAGATGCCGCACCCACCAGTGAAGCCCCGGAAGAGAAACCGAAAAAAGACCAAACCTCCCCGAACCAAGATAAGGACGGTAAATCTGAGAAAGTAGAGTCAGTGGGAAATTCATCCGCACCATCATCCGATGCTCCGAATAAAGAGAAAACCAGCAAAGAGTCAGAGAAAGAAAGCTCAGAGAAAGTCCCAGTACCACCTTTATCACCTGGGCCCAGAGAGAAATCtgagggaaaagaagaaacaagtCAGCCTGTGCCTGTGGAGGACTCTGACTCAGAGAGGGAGCTGGTTATTGACCTTGGAGATGATCAGGAGGGCAAGGACAAAAGGAAGAATAGAAAAGATAACGGTGCTAAAGAGTCTTCTGCTTGTAAACCTGAAG GCAAAGGCCCGACCCCAGCTGCAGCCACACCTCAAAATGCTCTAGTTCCTTTCACAACCAGCAGTGCTTCCTCACAGTCTCCTGTGCCCATTCCTGTCAACATGGTCTCCTTCactgcttcctctcctgcaaCAATTAGCATCACAGCTATGTCCAACACTTCAGCAACACCCCCTACTTCATCATCGTCTGCTTCATCCACCAACACACCAGCATTGAAGAagcagcgccctctgctgcCCAGAGAAACAGTGCCGGTGGTGCAGGGAGCAGTAGTGTGGAATTCTACTGCCAAGTTTCAGACCTCCTCTCAGAAGTGGCACATGCAGAAGGTGCAGCGTCAGCAACTTGTGTCAACCTCTAAGCTGCAAGGCCAGACTCAGGTGCCTACCCAAACAAAGGTGGCTGGAAATGGCTTGGCATCATCTTCGGCACAACAGTCCTCGCAGAGTACACGCTATCAAACCAGACAGGCCGTTAAAG CTGTACAACAAAAAGACACTCCACTCAGCACATCCACATCGGCTGTCACCCTGGTATCCAGTAGTCCAGTTGCTACATCCTCACCAGCGGAAACAGATGTGTATATTCCCACTGCCTCAGCCGATGTAGCTGCAGACATTGCCAAGTACACAAACAAA ATAATGGATGCAATCAAGGGTACAATGACAGAGATTTACAATGATCTTTCCAAGAGTACATCAGGGAACACAATAGCAGAG ATTAGAAGACTGAGGATTGAAATTGAAAAGTTACAGTGGCTCCATCAGCAAGAGTTGTCAGAAATGAAGCACAATCTCG AGCTTACAatggcagagatgaggcaaagTCTGgaacaggaaagagagaggtTAGTGTCTGAGGTAAAGAAGCAGACAGAAGTGGAGAAGCAACAAGCAGTGGAtgagacaaaaaagaaacagtgGTGTGCCAACTGCAGGAAGGAGGCCATCTTTTACTGCTGCTGGAACACCAGTTACTGCGATTACCCCTGTCAGCAAGCACACTGGCCAGAACACATGAAGTCCTGCACACAGTCAG CCACTGCCCCGCAGCAAGAACCAGAGGCTGAGTCCACAGCAGACCTTCCAAACAAAGGTTTAGGGCAGCCCGGCGGTGGCTCAAACTCTTTTAGAGACCCAATGGTCTCTACACCGGCAGATAAGGACCAAGACACGGAGAAGAGCACTGACAACATCGCATCGTCCTAA